A genomic window from Chaetodon auriga isolate fChaAug3 chromosome 13, fChaAug3.hap1, whole genome shotgun sequence includes:
- the LOC143330822 gene encoding ankyrin repeat and SOCS box protein 9-like produces the protein MAAEPGETLRDSTCQSGTVVFFSNPLMSDVESDWSPIHDAAFNGRVFALQRLIAQGAGVNLSTLDQVSPLHGACMQGHVACTKLLMENGANVNSSTVNGQTPLSEACARGHVTCVSLLLQHGATPSGTSQTSSPIHRAAAEGHAECIEPLVQQGADVDQYIHQPGFPLHVACSNQHLSTVRKLLQLGASVNSSVSSDSVCGDSPLHIAARLCSPDLVSILLDHGANCSLRNSEGKRPVDLAPPNSLVETLLRQAGGVPPLMQLCRLHIRKSAGKRRLGGIHDLHLPTEVKKYLLYQSDPEGERARSVTQTFNEHFTSGSAGGALA, from the exons ATGGCTGCTGAACCCGGAGAGACTCTGCGAGACTCCACATGTCAAAGTGggactgttgtgtttttctcgaACCCTTTGATGAGCG ATGTTGAATCAGACTGGTCTCCAATTCATGATGCTGCATTCAACGGGCGTGTCTTCGCTCTGCAAAGACTCATTGCACAG GGTGCAGGTGTGAATCTGAGCACTCTGGATCAGGTTTCCCCCCTCCATGGAGCGTGTATGCAGGGCCATGTGGCTTGCACAAAGCTTCTGATGGAAAATGGGGCAAAT GTGAACAGTTCAACAGTGAATGGACAAACTCCCCTGTCAGAAGCTTGCGCCCGGGGCCATGTGACCTGCGTATCGCTGCTCCTGCAGCACGGAGCAACTCCCTCAGGGACCAGCCAGACCAGCTCTCCAATCCACAGGGCTGCAGCAGAAG GTCACGCAGAGTGCATCGAGCCTCTTGTTCAGCAGGGTGCAGATGTGGATCAGTATATCCACCAACCGGGTTTCCCTCTCCACGTTGCCTGCTCCAATCAGCATCTGAGTACTGTGAGGAAACTGCTTCAGCTCG gTGCCAGTGTGAACAGCAGTGTGtccagtgacagtgtgtgtggtgactCGCCGCTGCACATCGCTGCTCGTCTGTGCAGCCCCGACTTGGTGTCCATCCTGCTTGACCACGGGGCCAACTGCTCCCTCAGGAACTCCGAGGGCAAACGTCCAGTGGACCTCGCACCTCCCAACAGCCTGGTGGAGACGCTGCTGAGACAAGCAGGAG GAGTGCCTCCTCTCATGCAGCTGTGCCGGCTGCACATCAGGAAATCTGCGGGCAAGCGGCGGCTGGGTGGGATTCACGACCTCCACCTTCCCACTGAGGTGAAGAAGTATCTTCTCTACCAATCAGACCCAGAGGGCGAGCGAGCGCGCTCAGTAACTCAGACTTTCAATGAGCATTTCACTTCTGGGTCAGCAGGGGGCGCACTTGCATAA
- the tbl1x gene encoding F-box-like/WD repeat-containing protein TBL1X, whose amino-acid sequence MSITSDEVNFLVYRYLQESGFSHSAFTFGIESHISQSNINGTLVPPAALISILQKGLQYVEAEISINEDGTVFDGRPIESLSLIDAVMPDVVQTRQQAFRDKLAQQQAACTIAASTSGNQSNASKNGEATVNGEENGTHNMNNHSEPMEMDVDVEIPASKATVLRGHESEVFICAWNPVSDLLASGSGDSTARIWNLNENNNSSSTQLVLRHCIREGGQDVPSNKDVTSLDWNSDGTLLATGSYDGFARIWTKDGNLASTLGQHKGPIFALKWNKKGNSILSAGVDKTTIIWDAHTGEAKQQFPFHSAPALDVDWQNNTTFASCSTDMCIHVCRLGSDRPLKTFQGHTNEVNAIKWDPSGMLLASCSDDMTLKIWSMKQESCVHDLQAHSKEIYTIKWSPTGPGTNNPNSNIMLASASFDSTVRLWDVERGVCIHTLTKHQEPVYSVAYSPDGKHLASGSFDKCVHIWNTTTGALVHSYRGTGGIFEVCWNSTGDKVGASASDGSVCVLDLRK is encoded by the exons ATGAGTATTACCAGTGACGAAGTGAACTTCTTGGTCTACAGATACCTCCAAGAATCAG gtttCTCCCACTCAGCATTCACCTTTGGCATTGAGAGCCACATCAGCCAGTCCAACATCAATGGAACATTAGTGCCCCCTGCAGCCCTCATCTCCATCCTGCAGAAAGGGCTTCAGTatgtggaggcagaaatcagCATCAATGAG GATGGTACAGTCTTCGATGGTCGGCCGATCGAGTCGCTGTCGCTCATTGACGCAGTCATGCCAGATGTGGTGCAGACGCGGCAGCAGGCCTTCCGTGACAAGTTGGCCCAGCAGCAGGCGGCCTGTACCATAGCAGCTTCGACCTCTGGAAACCAGTCCAACGCATCAAAGAATGGAGAGGCCACTGTCAACGGCGAGGAGAACGGCACTCACAACATGA ATAACCACAGTGAGCCCATGGAGATGGATGTAGACGTGGAGATACCAGCTAGTAAAGCCACAGTGCTACGAGGCCACGAGTCTGAAGTGTTCATCTGTGCCTGGAACCCTGTCAGTGATCTGCTGGCCTCAGG CTCGGGGGATTCCACCGCGAGGATCTGGAACCTGAACGAGAATAATAACTCCAGCTCCACCCAGCTGGTGCTGCGCCACTGTATCAGAGAAGGTGGCCAGGATGTCCCCAGCAACAAGGACGTCACCTCACTGGACTGGAAT AGCGACGGCACTCTGCTGGCAACCGGCTCGTATGATGGATTTGCCAGGATATGGACAAAGGATG GGAATCTGGCAAGCACCTTGGGGCAGCACAAAGGGCCCATATTTGCACTCAAGTGGAACAAGAAGGGGAACTCTATTCTCAGTGCTGGTGTAGATAAG ACGACAATCATTTGGgatgcacacacaggagaagCCAAGCAGCAGTTCCCTTTCCACTCAG CTCCAGCACTGGATGTTGACTGGCAGAACAACACCACCTTtgcctcctgcagcacagacatgtGCATCCACGTGTGTCGCCTTGGCAGCGACCGGCCCCTCAAGACCTTCCAGGGCCACACG AATGAAGTTAATGCCATTAAGTGGGATCCATCGGGTATGCTGCTCGCCTCCTGCTCAGATGACATGACCTTAAAG ATTTGGAGTATGAAGCAGGAGTCCTGTGTCCACGACCTCCAAGCTCATAGTAAAGAGATCTACACTATCAAGTGGAGCCCCACAGGCCCCGGCACTAACAACCCCAACTCCAACATCATGCTCGCAAG CGCCTCTTTCGACTCGACAGTGCGACTGTGGGATGTTGAGCGAGGGGTTTGTATTCACACGCTGACCAAGCACCAGGAACCTGTGTACAGTGTGGCCTACAGCCCCGACGGCAAGCACCTGGCGAGCGGCTCCTTTGATAAATGTGTCCACATTTGGAACACCACG ACTGGAGCCTTGGTGCACAGCTACAGGGGTACTGGTGGTATTTTCGAGGTGTGCTGGAACAGCACTGGGGACAAAGTTGGTGCCAGTGCGTCAGACGGCTCG GTATGTGTTCTTGATCTCCGAAAATAG
- the mospd2 gene encoding motile sperm domain-containing protein 2 isoform X1, with amino-acid sequence MAEVGQYEGAQDIEKKIEETRQRFQNEFLQESAEKYDSRDVERLQRDDALVEGYLTWRLFVVEDALKMIDESLQWRKELGLNDLTESSIPRWMFETGAVYLHGYDKEGNKLFWFKVKLHVKDTKTILDKKKYVAFWLERYAKKEPGMPLTVVFDMAESGLSNIDMEFVKYVINCFKVYYPKFLAKMIIVDMPWIMNAAWKIVKSWLGPEAISKLKFASKSEIQTFIDPEYLPPHMGGTDPFKYSYPPLPDDDFQTPICDNGPIVSEDETESKEGEMESKDALESSFNSEVAAKPKKVNFLEDSLRAEDNDKVDSNTRTRGARKPQTTFKGPLLDVSPAEELSFGSGETEKKSLIILSNVTKNQVAFKVRTTAPEKYRVKPSSSHCEPGASIDIVVSLHGGSQASPQDRFLVMAAEMDNAGSQELAQFWKEVPKAKVMEHRLRCHVLESVKPAVSLLRDSPVETGAGGQQELNTAQLMRMMACNSRLEQKLNTCLWLQKVLTLLVLVLVVLNLLCLFLLGTSQQPS; translated from the exons ATGGCTGAAGTCGGACAATACGAAGGAGCGCAG GATATTGAGAAGAAAATCGAGGAGACAAGACAGAGATTTCAGAATGAGTTCCTTCAAG AGTCAGCAGAAAAATATGACTCCAGAGATGTGGAGAGGCTTCAACGTGATGATGCTCTGGTGGAAGGCTACCTGACATGGAgactgtttgttgttgaggaTGCCTTGAAAATGATAGATGAAAGTCTTCAGTGGAGAAAAGAGCTTGGTCTGAACG atCTCACTGAGAGCAGCATTCCCAGATGGATGTTTGAGACTGGCGCTGTCTACCTCCACGGCTATGACAAAGAGGGCAACAAACTCT tCTGGTTCAAAGTAAAGCTACACGTGAAGGATACAAAAACAATCTTGGACAAGAAGAAGTACGTTGCTTTCTGGCTGGAGCGGTACGCAAAGAAAGAACCTGGGATGCCACTCACTGTTGTGTTTGACATGGCAGAGTCTGGCCTCAGCAACATA GACATGGAGTTTGTGAAATACGTTATCAATTGCTTCAAAGTATATTATCCAAAGTTTTTAG CCAAAATGATCATTGTGGATATGCCTTGGATCATGAATG CTGCATGGAAGATTGTCAAGTCATGGTTGGGTCCCGAGGCCATCAGCAAGCTCAAGTTTGCATCAAAATCTGAGATCCAGACATTCATAGACCCTGAGTACCTGCCACCTCACATGGGTGGAACG GACCCCTTCAAGTACAGCTACCCACCTCTTCCTGATGACGATTTCCAAACGCCCATTTGTGACAACGGGCCTATTGTTAGCGAGGACGAGACGGAGAGCAAAGAGGGTGAAATGGAGAGCAAAGATGCACTTGAGTCCAGCTTCAACTCTGAGGTTGCGGCAAAGCCCAAAAAG GTGAATTTCCTGGAAGACAGCTTGAGGGCAGAGGACAATGATAAAGTAGACAGCAACACCAGGACCAGAGGAGCCAGGAAGCCACAGACCACCTTCAAAGGCCCTCTGCTGGATGTTAG CCCTGCAGAGGAGCTCAGCTTTGGTTCtggggagacagagaaaaaaagcctCATTATTCTGAGCAATGTAACAAAAAATCAAGTGGCCTTCAAG GTGCGGACCACAGCACCTGAGAAGTACAGAGTGAAGCCCAGTAGCAGCCACTGTGAACCAGGAGCTTCCATAGACATAGTGGTGTCCTTACATGGAG GTTCTCAAGCCTCTCCACAGGACAGATTTTTGGTCATGGCCGCCGAGATGGATAATGCCGGATCACAAGAACTTGCGCAGTTCTGGAAAGAAGTGCCGAAAGCTAAGGTCATGGAACACAG ATTGCGCTGTCATGTTCTGGAGAGCGTTAAACCCGCAGTGAGTCTTCTCAGGGACAGCCCCGTGGAGACGGGGGCCGGCGGGCAGCAGGAACTAAACACAGCG caGCTCATGCGAATGATGGCCTGCAACTCCCGGCTGGAGCAGAAGCTGAACACgtgtctgtggctgcagaagGTTCTCACCTTGCTGGTGCTGGTCCTGGTGGTGCTGAACCTGCTGTGTCTCTTCCTGCTGGGGACTTCCCAGCAGCCATCCTGA
- the mospd2 gene encoding motile sperm domain-containing protein 2 isoform X2 yields MAEVGQYEGAQDIEKKIEETRQRFQNEFLQESAEKYDSRDVERLQRDDALVEGYLTWRLFVVEDALKMIDESLQWRKELGLNDLTESSIPRWMFETGAVYLHGYDKEGNKLFWFKVKLHVKDTKTILDKKKYVAFWLERYAKKEPGMPLTVVFDMAESGLSNIDMEFVKYVINCFKVYYPKFLAKMIIVDMPWIMNAAWKIVKSWLGPEAISKLKFASKSEIQTFIDPEYLPPHMGGTDPFKYSYPPLPDDDFQTPICDNGPIVSEDETESKEGEMESKDALESSFNSEVAAKPKKVNFLEDSLRAEDNDKVDSNTRTRGARKPQTTFKGPLLDVSPAEELSFGSGETEKKSLIILSNVTKNQVAFKVRTTAPEKYRVKPSSSHCEPGASIDIVVSLHGGSQASPQDRFLVMAAEMDNAGSQELAQFWKEVPKAKVMEHRLRCHVLESVKPAVSLLRDSPVETGAGGQQELNTALMRMMACNSRLEQKLNTCLWLQKVLTLLVLVLVVLNLLCLFLLGTSQQPS; encoded by the exons ATGGCTGAAGTCGGACAATACGAAGGAGCGCAG GATATTGAGAAGAAAATCGAGGAGACAAGACAGAGATTTCAGAATGAGTTCCTTCAAG AGTCAGCAGAAAAATATGACTCCAGAGATGTGGAGAGGCTTCAACGTGATGATGCTCTGGTGGAAGGCTACCTGACATGGAgactgtttgttgttgaggaTGCCTTGAAAATGATAGATGAAAGTCTTCAGTGGAGAAAAGAGCTTGGTCTGAACG atCTCACTGAGAGCAGCATTCCCAGATGGATGTTTGAGACTGGCGCTGTCTACCTCCACGGCTATGACAAAGAGGGCAACAAACTCT tCTGGTTCAAAGTAAAGCTACACGTGAAGGATACAAAAACAATCTTGGACAAGAAGAAGTACGTTGCTTTCTGGCTGGAGCGGTACGCAAAGAAAGAACCTGGGATGCCACTCACTGTTGTGTTTGACATGGCAGAGTCTGGCCTCAGCAACATA GACATGGAGTTTGTGAAATACGTTATCAATTGCTTCAAAGTATATTATCCAAAGTTTTTAG CCAAAATGATCATTGTGGATATGCCTTGGATCATGAATG CTGCATGGAAGATTGTCAAGTCATGGTTGGGTCCCGAGGCCATCAGCAAGCTCAAGTTTGCATCAAAATCTGAGATCCAGACATTCATAGACCCTGAGTACCTGCCACCTCACATGGGTGGAACG GACCCCTTCAAGTACAGCTACCCACCTCTTCCTGATGACGATTTCCAAACGCCCATTTGTGACAACGGGCCTATTGTTAGCGAGGACGAGACGGAGAGCAAAGAGGGTGAAATGGAGAGCAAAGATGCACTTGAGTCCAGCTTCAACTCTGAGGTTGCGGCAAAGCCCAAAAAG GTGAATTTCCTGGAAGACAGCTTGAGGGCAGAGGACAATGATAAAGTAGACAGCAACACCAGGACCAGAGGAGCCAGGAAGCCACAGACCACCTTCAAAGGCCCTCTGCTGGATGTTAG CCCTGCAGAGGAGCTCAGCTTTGGTTCtggggagacagagaaaaaaagcctCATTATTCTGAGCAATGTAACAAAAAATCAAGTGGCCTTCAAG GTGCGGACCACAGCACCTGAGAAGTACAGAGTGAAGCCCAGTAGCAGCCACTGTGAACCAGGAGCTTCCATAGACATAGTGGTGTCCTTACATGGAG GTTCTCAAGCCTCTCCACAGGACAGATTTTTGGTCATGGCCGCCGAGATGGATAATGCCGGATCACAAGAACTTGCGCAGTTCTGGAAAGAAGTGCCGAAAGCTAAGGTCATGGAACACAG ATTGCGCTGTCATGTTCTGGAGAGCGTTAAACCCGCAGTGAGTCTTCTCAGGGACAGCCCCGTGGAGACGGGGGCCGGCGGGCAGCAGGAACTAAACACAGCG CTCATGCGAATGATGGCCTGCAACTCCCGGCTGGAGCAGAAGCTGAACACgtgtctgtggctgcagaagGTTCTCACCTTGCTGGTGCTGGTCCTGGTGGTGCTGAACCTGCTGTGTCTCTTCCTGCTGGGGACTTCCCAGCAGCCATCCTGA
- the gpr143 gene encoding G-protein coupled receptor 143 has protein sequence MASPRLETFCCPNRDAATEFVVTFQPVLFGALSLGSAALSLLFAVLQLLPKRKGYRRLGQYPLPRPASSSRILFIISVCDILGCAGIIVRSSVWLGLPNIIDHISVANSTDVWPEVFCVGSAMWIQLFFSASFWWTFCYAVDVFLVVKTSAGISTIILYHMITWGLAVLLCVEGVAMLYYPSISDCEQGLQHAIPHYVTTYAPMLLVLVANPVFFNRTISAVTSLLKGRQGIYTENERRLANEIKIRFFKIMLVFFICWVPNIINESLLFFLEMQTDINDSSFRNIRNAALITWFIMGILNPMQAFLNTLAFHGWTGFDVDLSLQRRRELAWDSVSTSVPNAASHNPIVGTALLYQSHVQEAKKNMMGNGQQHSDGISVLSEGSESSTVEIHISSELRDYEDVDADGESLENSVRH, from the exons ATGGCATCCCCCCGGCTGGAGACTTTCTGCTGCCCGAACCGAGACGCGGCGACCGAGTTTGTGGTCACCTTCCAGCCCGTCCTGTTCGGGGCGTTGAGTTTGGGAAGCGCGGCTCTCAGCCTcttatttgctgttttacaACTTCTTCCGAAGCGCAAAGGATACAGAAGACTCGGACAATATCCGCTGCCAAGGCCCGCGTCTTCCTCCCGGATATTGttcatcatcagtgtgtgtgacatacTGGGGTGTGCAG GTATCATCGTAAGGTCATCAGTGTGGCTGGGCCTGCCAAACATCATTGACCACATCTCGGTGGCCAACAGCACTGATGTCTGGCCAGAGGTCTTCTGTGTCGGCAGCGCG ATGTGGATCCAGCTGTTTTTCAGTGCGTCTTTTTGGTGGACCTTTTGTTATGCTGTCGACGTCTTCCTGGTGgtgaaaacatctgcaggaatCAG CACCATTATCCTCTACCACATGATTACGTGGGGTCTGGCTGTGCTGTTGTGCGTTGAAGGAGTGGCCATGCTCTACTACCCATCCATCTCAGA TTGTGAGCAAGGCCTCCAGCATGCTATCCCTCACTATGTCACCACGTACGCACCGATGCTGCTCGTCCTCGTGGCGAATCCTGTCTTCTTTAATCGGACCATATCCGCTG TGACATCTTTACTAAAAGGACGCCAAGGAATCtacacagaaaatgagagaCGGCTGGCCAATGAGATAAAAATACGCTTCTTTAAAATAATGCTGGTGTTCTTTATTTG CTGGGTGCCCAACATCATCAATGAgagcctcctcttcttcctggaGATGCAGACTGACATCAATGACAGCAGTTTCAGGAATATCAGAAACGCAGCCCTCATCACATGGTTTATCATG gGTATCCTGAACCCCATGCAAGCTTTCCTCAACACCCTGGCCTTTCACGGCTGGACAGGCTTCGATGTTGACCTCAGCCTGCAGCGGAGGAGGGAGCTGGCCTGGGACTCGGTTTCTACTTCAGTGCCTAACGCAGCAAGCCATAATCCCATTGTGGGAACGGCTCTGCTCTACCAGAGTCATGTCCAGGAAGCCAAGAAGAACATGATGGGCAACGGACAGCAGCACTCAGACGGCATCAGTGTCCTCTCAGAAG GTTCAGAGTCTAGTACAGTTGAAATCCACATTTCCAGCGAGCTACGAGACTATGAGGATGTAGACGCTGATGGAGAATCCTTGGAGAACTCTGTGAGGCACTAG